The proteins below are encoded in one region of Salvelinus alpinus chromosome 27, SLU_Salpinus.1, whole genome shotgun sequence:
- the LOC139556269 gene encoding gap junction Cx32.2 protein-like — protein sequence MGDWGFLSKLLDKVQSHSTVIGKIWMSVLFLFRIMVLGAGAESVWGDEQSGFICNTQQPGCENVCYDHIFPISHIRFWVMQIIFVSTPTLLYLGHAMHVISQENKLRAILQSQVDNGTLKKPKYSNEAGKIKIKGNLLGSYMTQLFFKIIIEITFIVGQYYLYGFVMVPMFPCSRSPCPFTVECYMSRPTEKTIFIIFMLVVACVSLALNVIEVFYLLCTRLRCGCSKGRRYHTTSTANPATLPHPGWSGRVDTEMDALRQNKMNLEFESGQSLGGSLDRAKEEKHLLGDNH from the coding sequence ATGGGGGACTGGGGTTTTCTTTCCAAGCTACTGGACAAGGTGCAGTCTCACTCAACAGTCATCGGAAAGATATGGATGAGTGTCCTGTTCCTGTTCAGAATCATGGTCTTGGGTGCCGGAGCGGAGAGTGTGTGGGGCGATGAACAGTCTGGTTTCATATGCAATACGCAACAACCTGGTTGTGAGAATGTGTGCTACGACCATATCTTCCCCATCTCACACATCCGCTTCTGGGTCATGCAGATCATCTTTGTCTCCACCCCAACTCTTCTATATCTGGGCCATGCCATGCATGTCATCAGCCAGGAGAACAAACTGAGAGCCATACTGCAGAGCCAAGTTGACAATGGCACATTGAAGAAGCCCAAATACAGCAACGAAGCAGGGAAGATAAAAATTAAGGGGAATTTGCTGGGCAGTTACATGACCCAGCTGTTCTTTAAGATCATTATAGAGATCACGTTCATCGTGGGTCAATACTACCTGTATGGGTTTGTCATGGTCCCCATGTTCCCCTGCTCAAGATCTCCCTGCCCCTTCACTGTCGAATGCTACATGTCCCGTCCTACAGAGAAGACCATCTTCATCATCTTCATGCTGGTGGTGGCCTGTGTGTCTCTGGCTCTGAATGTGATTGAAGTGTTCTATCTGCTTTGTACAAGATTAAGATGTGGTTGCTCCAAAGGCCGCAGGTATCACACTACCTCAACAGCGAACCCAGCCACTCTCCCGCATCCTGGGTGGTCTGGTCGCGTAGATACTGAAATGGACGCCCTGAGACAGAACAAGATGAATCTGGAGTTTGAGAGTGGCCAGAGTTTAGGGGGTAGTCTGGATAGAGCTAAGGAAGAGAAACATTTGCTGGGTGACAACCACTAA